One window of Medicago truncatula cultivar Jemalong A17 chromosome 2, MtrunA17r5.0-ANR, whole genome shotgun sequence genomic DNA carries:
- the LOC11433087 gene encoding 3-isopropylmalate dehydrogenase, chloroplastic, which translates to MSTSLQTELFHLKPFHFRTPSSSKRTSLRCSATVPSSKRSYKITLLPGDGIGPEVISVAKDILLLTGSLHGIKLEFQEKLLGGAALDATGVPLPDDTLSAAKQSDAVLLGAIGGYKWDKNEKHLKPETGLLQLREGLQVFANLRPATVFPQLVDASTLKREVAEGVDLMVVRELTGGIYFGKPRGFGTNENGEETGFNTEIYAAHEIDRIARVAFNIARKRGGKLCSVDKANVLEASMFWRKRVVALAQEYPDVELSHMYVDNAAMQLVRYPKQFDTIVTNNIFGDILSDEASMITGSIGMLPSASLGDSGPGLFEPIHGSAPDIAGQDKANPFATVLSAAMLLKYGLGEVEAAERIERAVLETLNRGFRTADIYSDGTKLVGCKQLGEEILKSVESHVPAAAAV; encoded by the exons atgtCAACTTCTTTGCAAACTGAACTCTTCCACCTTAAACCCTTTCATTTTCGCACCCCCTCATCATCAAAACGAACCTCCCTACGATGTTCCGCCACCGTCCCTTCTTCAAAACGCTCCTACAAAATCACTCTCCTTCCCGGCGACGGCATAGGTCCTGAAGTTATTTCCGTCGCTAAAGACATTCTTCTCCTCACTGGATCTCTCCACG gGATTAAGCTTGAGTTTCAAGAGAAGCTTTTGGGTGGTGCTGCACTTGATGCTACTGGTGTTCCTTTACCTGATGACACTCTTTCTGCTGCTAAACAATCTGATGCTGTTCTTCTTGGTGCCATTGGAGG GTATAAATGGGATAAAAATGAGAAACATTTGAAGCCGGAGACTGGATTGCTTCAGTTACGAGAAGGGCTTCAAGTTTTTGCTAATCTCAGACCGGCGACTGTGTTTCCGCAG TTAGTTGATGCTTCAACTTTGAAGAGAGAGGTTGCTGAGGGGGTTGATCTCATGGTTGTAAGGGAATTAACTGGAG GTATCTATTTTGGAAAGCCAAGGGGCTTTGGTACCAATGAAAATGGCGAAGAGACTGGATTTAATACCGAGATTTATGCTGCACATGAG ATTGACCGCATTGCCCGTGTTGCATTTAACATTGCTCGGAAGCGTGGTGGGAAACTTTGCTCTGTTGACAAAGCCAATGTACTAGAG GCATCCATGTTTTGGAGGAAAAGAGTAGTGGCATTGGCACAAGAATATCCTGATGTTGAGCTCTCACACATGTATGTCGATAATGCAGCAATGCAACTTGTTCGCTATCCAAAACAG TTTGACACTATTGTAACAAACAACATTTTTGGCGATATATTATCTGACGAGGCTTCAATGATCACTGGAAGTATTGGGATGCTTCCTTCTGCTAGCCTTGgggattcg GGACCTGGACTTTTTGAACCTATACATGGTTCTGCACCCGATATTGCTGGACAG GACAAAGCAAACCCATTTGCTACTGTTCTTAGTGCTGCTATGCTTTTGAAATATGGTCTTGGAGAAGTAGAGGCTGCTGAAAGAATAGAGCGTGCAGTTCTCGAGACGCTGAACAGAGGATTTCGAACTGCTGACATATATTCTGATGGAACA AAGCTGGTAGGATGCAAACAATTAGGCGAAGAGATACTGAAGTCGGTTGAAT